From the genome of Streptacidiphilus sp. PB12-B1b:
GGCTTCACCGACCGCGAGCTGATGCTCTCCGGCATCTGCTCGGAGGGCCGGCGCGGCCCGATGGACCGCTTCCGGGGCCGGCTGATCTGGCCGATCCGGGACACCACCGGCGAGGTCATCGGCTTCGGCGCGCGCAAGCTCCGCGAGGACGACAACGGCCCCAAGTACCTGAACACCCCGGAGACCCCGCTCTACAAGAAGTCCCACGTGCTCTACGGCATCGACCTGGCCCGCAAGGAGATCGCCAAGACCGGCCGGGCCGTGGTGGTCGAGGGCTACACCGACGTCATGGCCTGCCACCTGGCCGGGATCACCACCGCCGTGGCGACCTGCGGCACCGCCTTCGCCGAGGACCACATCAAGATCCTGCGCCGACTGCTGATGGACACCTCCCAGTACCGCGGCGAGGTCGTCTTCACCTTCGACGGCGACGCCGCCGGGCAGAAGGCGGCGCTGCGGGCGTTCGAGGACGACCAGAAGTTCGCCGCCAAGACCTCCATCGCGGTCAGCCCCGGCGGCATGGACCCCTGCGAACTGCGGCTCGCCCAGGGCGACGAGGCCGTGCGCAACCTGATCGAGCACCCCGTCCCGCTGTTCGCGTTCGCCATCCGCGCCGCCGTCGCCCAGCACAACCTGGAGACCGCCGAGGGCCGTTCGGCCGCGCTGGAGCAGGCCGCCCCGATCGTCGCCTCGATCAAGGACGGCTCGATCCAGCACGACTACGCCGTGCAGCTGGCCGGCATGCTGGGCATCCTCCCCGGCGACGAACAGTTCGTCGTCCGCCGGGTGTCGCAGCTCGCCCGCTGGCAGCGCGAACGCGAGCAGCAGCGGGAGCGCGCCGCGCAGCAGCGCCCCGGCGACCGCCGCCAGACCGCCGCCGCCCCGGCCCCGGCCGCGCCCCGGCGCCCCGCCTTCCGGCTCGACCCGCGCAACCCGGCCCAGTTCGTCGAACGCGAGCTGCTGAAGCTGGCGCTCCAGTACCCGGCCCTGGTCGCGCCCACCTTCGACGCCTACGCGGTGGCGGAGTTCCCCACCCCGCCGTACGCCATGGTGCGCGAGGCCATCGCCGGGGCCGGGGGAGTGGCTGCGGGCGCCGCGGCGCCCGACGCCTGGTCGCCCCGGGTGCGCGAGGCCGCCCCCGACGACGCGGTGCGCGGCCTGATCACCGAGCTGACCGTGGAGCCGGTGCGCACCCGCCGCGCCGCCGACGCCGTCTACGCCGGGGACTTCCTGGTCAAGCTGCGGCTGCAGGCCGTGGACCGGCGCATCGCCGACTGCCGCGGCCACATGCAGCGGCTCGGGGCGAACGCCGGGGAGGAGCAGCTCGCCGCCGTCCGGGGCGAGTTGTGGCAGCTCCAGCAGTACCGGCAGGCGCTGCGGGACCGGGGCGCCGCCGCGCTCTGAGCGTGCCGCCCGCCGCCCGGCCGGGGCCGCCGCCGAGAAAGTGCCCGCACACGTCTCTGCCGCAGCGTCAGATGAGGCGCACACTGGGTGATGGTGCCGCACTCCCCCGAGCGAGGAACCGTCGAACCGGACGGTGCCTCGCCGCCCACGACCCCGAACGGCGGCGACGAGGTCCCCGCCCCCGTTCCACTCACGCGCGCCCCGCACCCCGCCCCCGGCGGCCCCGCGCCGACTCCGGACGCTGACGACGCCCACCGCGCAGTTCCGGCCGCCGCGCCCGCCGACCCCCTGGCCGACCCGGACACCGGGCTTGACCCCGATGCCGACGGCCCCGACGCCGACGCCGCCCCCGACCCCGATGCGGACCCCGCCGCCGACGACGCCGAGCCGCCGCCGGCCGCCTCGCTGGACGACCCCGCCGGGCCCTCCGCCGACCTGTTCCGGCAGTACCTGCGCGAGATCGGCCGGATCCCGCTGCTCACCGCGGTGGAGGAGGTGGAGCTGGCCCGGCAGGTCGAGGCCGGGCTGTTCGCCGAGGAGTACCTGAACACCCGC
Proteins encoded in this window:
- the dnaG gene encoding DNA primase encodes the protein MAGRIRDEDIEAVRTAARIDAVVGEYVQLTNGGGGQLKGLCPFHDEKSASFYVSPSKGVFSCFGCQESGDTLGFVMKIEHLTFVEAVERLAAQLGITLRYEGGSYMPGRQQGERTRLLEINKVSAAWFAEQLGSPEAEIGRRFLKERGFESEAATHFGIGYAPGGFENLTRFLRGRGFTDRELMLSGICSEGRRGPMDRFRGRLIWPIRDTTGEVIGFGARKLREDDNGPKYLNTPETPLYKKSHVLYGIDLARKEIAKTGRAVVVEGYTDVMACHLAGITTAVATCGTAFAEDHIKILRRLLMDTSQYRGEVVFTFDGDAAGQKAALRAFEDDQKFAAKTSIAVSPGGMDPCELRLAQGDEAVRNLIEHPVPLFAFAIRAAVAQHNLETAEGRSAALEQAAPIVASIKDGSIQHDYAVQLAGMLGILPGDEQFVVRRVSQLARWQREREQQRERAAQQRPGDRRQTAAAPAPAAPRRPAFRLDPRNPAQFVERELLKLALQYPALVAPTFDAYAVAEFPTPPYAMVREAIAGAGGVAAGAAAPDAWSPRVREAAPDDAVRGLITELTVEPVRTRRAADAVYAGDFLVKLRLQAVDRRIADCRGHMQRLGANAGEEQLAAVRGELWQLQQYRQALRDRGAAAL